The following coding sequences lie in one Thalassoglobus polymorphus genomic window:
- a CDS encoding NYN domain-containing protein, protein MRVDFIIDGYNLMHAAGLARENYAPGGLERSRNRLLSVIRHGLTQEQRAHTTVVFDGQGTKGGFSPEFQFHGILVTFSSSGQEADDLIEEFIAAHSFPKNLFVVSGDHRLHKAARARKAQAIDSTEFFEQLVRSRKERLGQTGSEPAPEPEKPTLGNAEDWLEEFGDIDLQEIEKGVVKEIQQENKIKKAIAERKPAPATKAKKPSEQSDSSPQTEQGQPEQNRPFDLEFWENRIAELDQEGY, encoded by the coding sequence GTGCGAGTTGATTTTATTATCGATGGATACAATTTAATGCATGCCGCTGGGCTTGCACGGGAAAACTACGCTCCAGGTGGATTAGAAAGAAGTCGCAACCGGCTCCTCTCCGTTATTCGACACGGTCTGACTCAAGAGCAGCGAGCTCACACAACAGTCGTTTTTGATGGGCAAGGGACAAAGGGTGGCTTCAGTCCAGAGTTTCAATTCCACGGAATACTGGTCACATTTTCTTCCTCGGGGCAGGAAGCTGACGACCTCATCGAAGAGTTTATCGCAGCTCATTCATTTCCGAAGAATCTCTTTGTCGTCTCTGGAGATCACCGCTTGCACAAAGCGGCCCGGGCTCGCAAAGCACAGGCAATTGACTCAACAGAGTTCTTTGAACAGCTAGTACGGTCAAGAAAGGAGCGATTAGGTCAAACCGGTTCCGAACCAGCTCCAGAACCGGAAAAGCCAACTTTGGGGAACGCGGAAGACTGGCTCGAAGAATTTGGAGATATCGACCTTCAGGAAATCGAAAAAGGAGTCGTCAAAGAGATCCAGCAAGAGAATAAGATCAAGAAGGCCATCGCCGAACGGAAACCCGCACCAGCGACCAAAGCGAAAAAACCTTCTGAACAGAGTGATTCTTCACCACAAACCGAGCAAGGACAACCGGAGCAAAACCGCCCCTTCGATCTGGAATTTTGGGAAAATCGGATTGCAGAACTGGATCAAGAGGGATATTAA
- a CDS encoding c-type cytochrome yields MIRSFVLALGIASLLHSALIAQDDEFKKGLIGTYTSPNTNHVQRVDPDIAFQWEHSAPHPQISAKDWKAEWTGQVLLRSLTPYQFHAQVNGSVTVFIDDEVVLEVESNGPQWLSGEPVKVSPGFQDIKVKYEPGSKGAELKLFWSSEEFDIEPIPSHQFFHEEDDSEIQLIELGRQHFDAKRCANCHREEKIIDRFSPAPPLWGVTSGTNPQWIVDKLLGQHPEAEHDQMPNFGFTKEQAEDIAAYLHRLDAPFDLMTSPDAKPKKGQPSGEELFNSLGCLACHQVDDLGTSGPFSGTPLTNIGNKRSADWLATWLSTPDRLNPVHRMPEFKLSRTERGLLAEYLSTLGKKKETRFGRAAKVTYTESTIRGQALVKEFQCANCHKIPAIEATNKPVAKLTKAPEDLEGTCLSKQADQKLKRPRYLHLNREAITAYLNSLDGAPSEKLSMFEQGQRVLERRQCLACHSRSSEQGLKAQAMQIAKATPSLQNQTQLVIPPSLNAVGDKLQDSVLDVALSGKQDRVRANWLKIQMPTFVHSEEEIAALKHYLIEHDRLPPEAAEPQPELDLSPSEALLVGRKLVGAGGWSCIACHQIGDYIPKNTALGTRGSDLMAIGKRLRPEFYYRWAKSPIRIIPGMEMPSFTKPVPGVLDNDPHQQLAAIFAAVNDPNFEPPTNPSQVEQLWQVTKGESPRIVRDVFTVDKANGDGTVARAFAVGFDNQHGMLIDLDQMALRDWSYGDFARQRTVGKSWFWDLAGASVARGFNSSSDLVMISETDGVQEFIPVDPARIAHATDYKVNSQSVELNYELQVKIGGKNITIPVREEYTGSTTKEGSGWQRKITPLSLPDGIQIGFRPTPNLETSFQAAIQPQLGNKQDVVKHDDVTIPTARAGESIQVFYQTTAKAPQTQLPERQIVLPTTEKVTTFPGHEGTRLPIPTTIMPTALAQDSQGRLLVTSLKGDVYRISDSNNDGLEEKLELIAEGLSAPFGVVADGNDVLVAHKPELLRLIDGNNDGSFEKREIPSDGWGHSDNYHDWVSGPVFDKSGSLFVATGSDYSQPKRDRKLAKWRGKIVRAGTDGQVEAYAHELRYPIGIATDAQGRIFVSDQQGVQNTFNEINHIVPGGAYGVPGQLDGEGSKEPRLPAVKIPHPWTRSVNGIFFLPENTKSPFAGHGVGCEYNQKFLVRFSMHEVDGELQGACYPLTKLTWKNEANTFLGPIAGVAAKNGDIYIGSIYDSGWLGGPNVGEVVKLKQIGKYGNGIREIRAIPGGFEIDFITAVDAQAATNKESYSISGYTRVWQGSYATDDSGRYSPEIEKIELSEDGKSVTLYSSNLKPKFLYEFNIGEIGKDGQPLFPSFGAYSMNRVPKK; encoded by the coding sequence ATGATTCGCTCCTTTGTGCTCGCTCTTGGAATTGCGTCTCTTCTCCACTCCGCACTCATCGCCCAAGACGACGAATTCAAAAAGGGATTGATCGGGACATACACATCCCCGAACACAAACCACGTTCAACGTGTTGACCCGGATATCGCCTTCCAGTGGGAACATTCAGCACCTCATCCACAAATCAGTGCTAAAGACTGGAAAGCTGAATGGACCGGCCAAGTGCTCCTGCGCTCGCTCACGCCATATCAGTTCCATGCTCAAGTCAATGGATCAGTCACGGTTTTCATCGACGATGAAGTCGTTCTGGAAGTGGAATCGAATGGGCCGCAATGGCTCTCCGGAGAACCGGTCAAGGTTTCTCCCGGTTTTCAGGACATCAAAGTCAAATACGAACCTGGCAGCAAGGGAGCTGAGCTGAAACTTTTCTGGTCCAGTGAAGAGTTCGATATTGAACCGATTCCTTCACACCAATTCTTCCATGAAGAAGATGACTCAGAGATTCAACTCATCGAGCTTGGTCGACAACATTTCGATGCAAAGCGGTGTGCAAACTGCCACCGGGAAGAAAAAATCATCGATCGCTTCAGCCCGGCTCCACCACTCTGGGGGGTTACGAGCGGGACAAATCCTCAATGGATTGTTGACAAACTTCTCGGACAACATCCAGAAGCCGAACATGACCAGATGCCAAACTTTGGCTTCACGAAAGAGCAGGCCGAGGACATTGCCGCTTACTTACATCGATTGGATGCTCCTTTCGACTTAATGACCAGCCCGGATGCTAAACCGAAAAAGGGACAACCCAGCGGGGAAGAACTTTTCAACTCTCTCGGTTGTCTGGCGTGCCACCAAGTCGATGATCTCGGCACCAGCGGTCCATTTTCAGGGACGCCTCTCACAAACATTGGCAACAAACGTTCCGCCGACTGGCTCGCAACCTGGCTGTCGACTCCGGATCGTTTGAATCCAGTGCACCGCATGCCGGAGTTCAAACTCTCACGCACCGAGCGTGGACTGCTTGCCGAATATCTCTCAACACTTGGTAAGAAAAAAGAGACCAGGTTTGGTCGCGCCGCGAAGGTCACATACACAGAAAGCACGATTCGCGGACAAGCACTTGTGAAAGAGTTTCAATGTGCAAACTGCCACAAGATTCCCGCTATCGAAGCAACAAACAAGCCTGTCGCAAAGCTCACAAAAGCTCCTGAAGACCTGGAAGGAACCTGCCTTTCCAAACAGGCTGACCAGAAACTGAAACGCCCGAGATACCTTCATCTGAACCGGGAAGCGATTACGGCATACCTCAACAGTCTGGATGGCGCGCCGAGCGAAAAACTTTCGATGTTCGAACAGGGACAACGAGTTCTTGAGCGTCGACAATGCCTCGCCTGTCACTCACGATCTTCAGAGCAAGGGCTGAAGGCACAAGCGATGCAAATTGCGAAGGCGACACCATCACTCCAAAACCAGACTCAACTTGTCATCCCCCCCAGCCTGAATGCTGTTGGCGACAAGCTCCAGGATTCCGTTCTCGATGTTGCTCTCTCCGGGAAGCAGGACCGAGTGCGGGCGAACTGGCTGAAAATTCAGATGCCGACCTTCGTTCATTCAGAGGAAGAGATCGCTGCGCTCAAGCACTATCTCATCGAACATGACCGACTTCCACCAGAAGCAGCCGAGCCGCAACCCGAACTCGATCTCTCCCCGAGTGAGGCTCTGCTCGTAGGAAGAAAATTAGTCGGTGCGGGTGGCTGGAGTTGCATCGCCTGTCATCAAATTGGTGACTACATCCCTAAGAACACTGCTCTGGGCACACGCGGTTCGGATCTCATGGCGATCGGCAAACGATTGCGACCAGAGTTTTATTACCGCTGGGCGAAATCGCCGATCCGCATTATTCCTGGAATGGAAATGCCATCTTTCACCAAGCCGGTTCCGGGCGTCTTGGACAACGATCCACATCAGCAACTCGCTGCAATTTTCGCAGCTGTCAATGATCCGAATTTTGAACCACCCACGAATCCATCTCAAGTTGAACAACTTTGGCAGGTCACCAAAGGTGAGTCTCCGAGAATTGTCCGAGACGTCTTCACAGTAGACAAAGCCAATGGAGATGGAACTGTTGCAAGAGCCTTCGCCGTCGGATTTGACAATCAACATGGTATGCTGATTGACTTGGACCAAATGGCTCTCCGGGATTGGAGCTACGGCGATTTTGCACGTCAGCGAACCGTCGGAAAGAGTTGGTTCTGGGATCTTGCCGGAGCCTCAGTTGCGAGAGGATTCAACTCGTCATCAGACCTGGTCATGATCAGCGAAACTGACGGCGTGCAGGAATTCATCCCAGTCGATCCTGCTCGCATTGCCCACGCGACTGACTACAAAGTGAATAGTCAGAGTGTGGAACTCAACTATGAGTTGCAAGTAAAGATCGGAGGGAAAAACATCACGATCCCGGTCAGGGAAGAGTACACCGGATCTACCACAAAAGAGGGATCTGGATGGCAAAGGAAGATCACTCCTTTGAGTCTCCCGGATGGTATTCAAATCGGATTCCGACCGACTCCAAATCTTGAAACATCGTTCCAGGCAGCTATCCAGCCTCAGCTTGGTAACAAGCAAGATGTCGTGAAACATGATGATGTCACGATTCCGACAGCCCGCGCCGGAGAATCGATCCAAGTCTTCTACCAGACGACTGCAAAGGCCCCACAAACACAACTGCCCGAACGTCAGATCGTACTCCCCACCACCGAAAAAGTGACAACCTTTCCCGGTCATGAAGGAACAAGACTTCCGATTCCTACGACAATCATGCCAACGGCTCTCGCACAGGACAGCCAAGGTCGGTTGCTGGTCACCTCGCTGAAGGGAGATGTTTATCGCATTTCGGATAGCAACAATGATGGACTCGAAGAGAAGCTCGAACTCATCGCGGAAGGCCTCTCCGCCCCATTTGGAGTCGTCGCAGATGGAAACGATGTTCTCGTCGCGCACAAGCCCGAACTCTTACGACTCATTGATGGCAACAACGACGGAAGCTTCGAAAAGCGTGAAATTCCGTCAGACGGCTGGGGACACTCCGACAACTATCACGACTGGGTTTCAGGTCCGGTCTTTGACAAAAGCGGAAGCCTGTTCGTCGCCACGGGCAGTGACTACTCGCAGCCCAAGCGGGACCGCAAACTTGCCAAATGGCGAGGAAAAATTGTGCGAGCCGGGACCGATGGTCAAGTCGAAGCCTACGCACACGAACTCCGATACCCCATTGGAATTGCGACAGATGCACAAGGTCGAATTTTCGTCAGCGACCAACAAGGCGTTCAAAACACATTCAACGAGATCAATCATATCGTCCCCGGAGGAGCGTACGGCGTTCCCGGACAACTCGATGGAGAAGGCTCCAAAGAACCACGGCTCCCTGCGGTGAAAATCCCACACCCCTGGACACGGAGTGTCAACGGAATCTTCTTCCTGCCCGAGAACACAAAGAGTCCGTTTGCAGGTCATGGCGTCGGCTGCGAGTACAACCAAAAATTCCTGGTCCGATTCTCAATGCATGAAGTCGATGGCGAGCTTCAAGGAGCCTGCTACCCACTTACCAAGTTGACTTGGAAAAATGAGGCGAACACTTTCCTTGGACCCATTGCCGGAGTCGCAGCGAAGAACGGTGACATTTACATCGGTAGCATCTACGACTCAGGTTGGCTCGGCGGACCGAACGTGGGTGAAGTGGTCAAGCTGAAACAAATTGGAAAGTACGGCAACGGTATTCGAGAAATCCGGGCCATTCCCGGTGGTTTCGAAATCGACTTCATCACTGCAGTTGATGCCCAAGCCGCCACGAACAAAGAGAGTTATTCGATCTCTGGATATACCCGAGTCTGGCAAGGCTCTTACGCCACCGACGACTCAGGTCGTTATTCCCCAGAGATCGAAAAGATTGAACTCTCCGAGGACGGCAAATCCGTCACCCTGTACTCCTCAAACCTCAAACCGAAATTCCTGTACGAATTCAACATTGGGGAAATCGGAAAAGATGGCCAACCCCTCTTCCCATCCTTCGGAGCCTACTCCATGAATCGCGTACCGAAAAAGTAA
- a CDS encoding Bax inhibitor-1/YccA family protein: MNYPADNYSMDYGQQDLFVADAAQEERVTFIRRTYAHVAGAVAFFVVLLSIILNTPSIVQPLTNLMLGNWWIVLIVFFIASTAAHRMAATGANPGLQYAGLAFYALAQAVIFAPFLYLIQRQMGGDVIMQSAIFTLMIFGGLTTFVLVTKSDFSFMRNILVMGGFAAMALIVVSLFTSITLGTWFSGAMILLMSGFILWETSNVLHHYRTDQYVAASLAIFSSLATLFWYVLRFTAAFND; the protein is encoded by the coding sequence ATGAACTACCCTGCCGATAATTACTCGATGGATTACGGGCAACAGGATCTATTCGTTGCCGACGCAGCTCAAGAAGAACGGGTCACGTTCATTCGCCGAACGTACGCTCACGTCGCTGGAGCTGTCGCTTTCTTCGTTGTCCTGCTGTCCATCATCCTCAACACTCCCAGCATCGTTCAGCCATTAACCAACTTGATGCTGGGCAACTGGTGGATCGTCCTGATTGTGTTTTTCATCGCCAGCACCGCAGCTCATAGAATGGCGGCAACCGGAGCCAATCCAGGATTGCAATACGCCGGACTCGCGTTCTATGCCCTCGCCCAAGCGGTGATCTTTGCTCCGTTTCTGTACCTCATCCAGAGGCAAATGGGCGGTGACGTGATCATGCAGTCCGCGATCTTCACATTGATGATCTTCGGCGGTTTGACAACTTTCGTTTTAGTGACCAAGAGTGATTTTTCCTTCATGCGAAACATTCTCGTCATGGGCGGTTTCGCAGCGATGGCATTAATTGTCGTCTCACTGTTCACATCAATCACCTTGGGAACTTGGTTCTCTGGAGCGATGATCTTGCTGATGTCTGGATTCATTCTCTGGGAAACATCCAACGTGCTGCATCACTATCGTACTGATCAATACGTGGCTGCTTCACTGGCGATCTTCTCGTCACTGGCAACACTTTTCTGGTACGTCCTGAGATTCACCGCTGCATTCAACGACTAA
- the rimK gene encoding 30S ribosomal protein S6--L-glutamate ligase — protein sequence MKIAILSRKSSLYSTAKLKEAGEKRGHEMLVIDYLRCFMNIASHRPTIMFAGRELVDIEAVIPRIGASHTFYGTAVVRQFEMMGVYSSNESQAITRSRDKLRCLQILSRDGVGLPVSGIAHSIKDIEGLIDSVGGAPLVVKVVEGTQGTGVILAETRKAAEAVIEAFRGLDANILVQEFIKEAAGSDIRCIVIGGKVVASMMRTSSGGDFRSNLHRGGIAKKVKITPEEKATALRAAKSMGLQIAGVDILRSNHGPVVMEVNSSPGLEGIEMSTGIDVSEKIIEFLEKKARPNQNKDRIKG from the coding sequence ATGAAAATCGCGATACTTTCACGGAAATCGAGCCTCTACTCCACTGCCAAGCTCAAAGAAGCAGGCGAAAAGCGAGGCCACGAAATGTTGGTGATCGACTACTTGCGATGTTTCATGAACATCGCATCGCATCGGCCGACGATCATGTTCGCAGGTCGCGAGCTTGTGGACATCGAAGCAGTTATTCCAAGGATCGGTGCCTCTCACACCTTCTATGGAACAGCTGTGGTGCGGCAATTTGAGATGATGGGCGTGTACAGCTCGAATGAATCTCAGGCGATAACTCGTTCACGAGATAAACTCCGCTGCCTGCAAATTCTCTCTCGCGACGGTGTTGGACTTCCTGTTTCGGGGATTGCACACTCGATAAAAGATATCGAAGGTCTCATCGACAGCGTTGGCGGCGCACCGTTAGTCGTCAAGGTTGTCGAAGGAACTCAGGGGACAGGTGTGATTCTCGCCGAAACCCGGAAAGCTGCCGAGGCAGTGATTGAAGCGTTCCGAGGTCTCGACGCGAATATTCTGGTTCAGGAGTTCATCAAGGAAGCCGCTGGGAGTGACATTCGCTGCATTGTCATCGGAGGCAAAGTTGTGGCATCCATGATGCGGACTTCATCGGGGGGAGACTTCCGTTCGAATCTGCATCGCGGAGGGATTGCTAAAAAAGTGAAGATCACTCCTGAGGAGAAAGCGACAGCGCTTCGAGCTGCCAAGTCCATGGGGCTGCAAATTGCAGGCGTCGATATTCTGCGTTCGAATCACGGTCCGGTTGTCATGGAAGTCAATTCCTCTCCCGGTCTGGAAGGAATCGAAATGTCGACCGGCATCGACGTCAGCGAAAAGATCATCGAGTTTCTGGAAAAAAAGGCCCGTCCGAACCAAAACAAGGATCGAATCAAAGGGTGA
- a CDS encoding substrate-binding domain-containing protein produces the protein MDPLRRSFLFMFSGLLTLSFMGCPGETPEAGPGANGGKKRIVLLTNGPDPFWDTCEAGAVTAEKELDLEGQGYVLSFERGDFTDKAQLDKLKQYNLKSDIVAVGISVYNPESAAIAREMKKLRDKGVKVICFDGDIDREQFRDARFAYLGTDNIVGGRELGRAAKAIHGEGAKYSFFVGSTSSANAVARMDGFVEGMGKSGEEMERLADGADKKKARENVEGALDRNADLNMLVGIWAYNTPQIVQVVKDRNLTDKVDVACFDAAEASIKAMGEGDVDVMVVQNPYQIGYESVKLLLAMVEGDQLTIDEYYPDYAQEGENDLFKTELRVVVPDGSPVKKEIFAKETVFMTYEEFKAWLEDRSLVSS, from the coding sequence ATGGACCCACTTCGCCGGTCGTTTCTCTTTATGTTTTCCGGACTTCTCACTCTTTCCTTCATGGGATGCCCAGGTGAAACACCTGAAGCAGGTCCAGGGGCAAACGGAGGGAAGAAGCGGATCGTCCTGCTTACCAATGGTCCCGATCCATTTTGGGATACTTGTGAAGCGGGAGCAGTGACCGCCGAAAAAGAACTGGATCTGGAGGGACAGGGATATGTTCTTTCGTTTGAGCGGGGAGACTTCACCGACAAGGCACAACTCGACAAACTCAAACAGTACAATCTGAAGTCCGACATCGTTGCCGTTGGAATTTCTGTTTATAACCCCGAAAGTGCAGCGATTGCCCGCGAGATGAAGAAGCTTCGCGACAAAGGGGTCAAAGTCATTTGCTTTGACGGCGACATCGATCGGGAACAGTTTCGTGACGCCCGGTTTGCGTATCTTGGCACCGACAACATCGTCGGTGGACGTGAGCTCGGTCGTGCTGCAAAAGCGATTCATGGAGAAGGTGCGAAGTACAGCTTCTTCGTCGGGTCAACCAGTTCAGCTAATGCGGTTGCCCGCATGGATGGTTTTGTCGAAGGGATGGGGAAGTCGGGCGAGGAAATGGAGCGACTCGCGGATGGTGCTGATAAAAAGAAAGCACGCGAAAACGTCGAAGGTGCTCTCGATCGAAACGCCGACTTGAACATGCTGGTTGGCATCTGGGCTTATAACACTCCCCAAATCGTGCAAGTGGTGAAAGACCGGAATTTGACTGACAAAGTGGATGTCGCCTGCTTCGATGCCGCCGAAGCCAGTATCAAAGCGATGGGTGAAGGCGACGTTGATGTGATGGTTGTTCAGAATCCGTATCAGATCGGATATGAAAGTGTAAAATTGCTGCTCGCGATGGTTGAAGGCGATCAGCTTACGATTGATGAGTATTACCCCGACTACGCTCAAGAAGGGGAAAATGATCTCTTCAAAACTGAGTTGCGAGTCGTTGTCCCCGATGGAAGTCCGGTCAAAAAAGAAATTTTCGCAAAGGAAACCGTCTTTATGACCTACGAAGAATTCAAAGCCTGGTTGGAAGATCGGTCTTTGGTGAGCTCGTAA
- a CDS encoding ABC transporter permease: MEFLRKYRNEIGLVVAIFAVMFVTTSLSSSYREKPIENAQSILRDASMLGIFAFGAAIVIIAGGIDLSSGSVIAFSGTIFFGLIILLVPKTERGQPMTGDVATWILVVSALVTLACAVLIGTFHAWLITVIELPPFVATLASLVGLRSLARLLSEKMTGSEQITVNDETLLSVGSEAWWIPVVLWLVFAVFFWVLMNKTVVGRHLYAMGGNETAAKLSGIRTERLKWLAYCLGSVTAAISGILYASYLGSVGASNAGLGYELNAIAAAVVGGCSLMGGLGTVQGVILGTLFLRLVVDSVQKLASSNSDKLEGLVVGVLVILAVALNTINFGAGKRKEFFPGWLGITNVIILSLIAGVLYGVTTTTNPLFMGLLVGAVTFAVLASRATWERVKGRPKVA, from the coding sequence ATGGAATTTCTAAGAAAATACCGGAACGAAATTGGGTTGGTCGTCGCCATTTTTGCGGTGATGTTTGTGACGACATCACTCAGCTCATCTTATCGTGAAAAGCCGATCGAGAACGCACAGTCCATTCTCAGGGATGCTTCGATGCTTGGCATCTTCGCGTTCGGGGCGGCCATTGTGATCATCGCCGGTGGGATCGACCTTTCGAGTGGATCGGTCATTGCGTTCAGCGGGACAATCTTCTTCGGTCTGATTATTTTACTCGTTCCAAAAACAGAACGGGGGCAGCCGATGACAGGAGACGTCGCGACCTGGATTCTGGTCGTCTCTGCGCTGGTAACGCTTGCTTGCGCAGTTTTGATAGGAACGTTTCACGCCTGGCTGATCACCGTGATCGAGCTCCCTCCGTTCGTCGCCACGTTGGCATCACTGGTCGGTTTGCGGAGTCTGGCACGACTGCTCTCGGAGAAAATGACTGGTAGCGAACAGATTACAGTCAATGATGAGACCCTACTTTCAGTGGGGTCCGAAGCGTGGTGGATACCCGTGGTGTTGTGGCTTGTCTTTGCAGTGTTCTTTTGGGTGCTGATGAATAAAACAGTTGTGGGGCGTCATTTGTATGCCATGGGAGGCAATGAAACGGCTGCCAAACTTTCTGGCATTCGGACTGAACGTCTTAAATGGCTTGCCTATTGCCTGGGAAGTGTGACGGCAGCGATCTCCGGAATTTTATATGCCTCGTATCTTGGCTCCGTGGGCGCCTCAAATGCCGGTTTAGGTTATGAACTCAACGCGATTGCAGCTGCTGTCGTCGGCGGTTGCAGCCTGATGGGTGGGCTTGGCACTGTTCAAGGGGTGATACTCGGGACTCTGTTCCTGAGGCTGGTCGTCGATTCAGTTCAAAAGCTGGCTTCGTCGAATTCCGATAAGCTCGAAGGCTTGGTTGTCGGAGTTCTCGTCATTCTGGCGGTGGCTCTGAATACGATTAATTTTGGAGCGGGTAAACGAAAAGAGTTCTTCCCCGGCTGGCTCGGCATCACGAATGTCATCATTCTTTCTCTCATCGCTGGTGTACTTTATGGGGTGACAACAACAACGAATCCATTGTTCATGGGGCTTCTTGTCGGTGCAGTGACCTTTGCTGTCCTGGCATCTCGCGCAACTTGGGAGCGGGTCAAGGGACGGCCGAAAGTCGCGTGA
- a CDS encoding ATP-dependent zinc protease family protein, producing MKKKRREKKIIGWREWVSLPELGIDAIKAKIDTGATTSSVHAIHIERFRRDGQDFARFEIHPFQRNSKKTIRAEAPLIEYRSVRSSSGHESSRPVILTHIALFDEVWPIELTLANRDEMGFRMLIGRRAMRKRFLVDPGASYRDSSRIPKKEQQSTEQ from the coding sequence ATGAAGAAGAAACGCAGAGAGAAAAAGATCATCGGCTGGCGAGAGTGGGTCAGCTTGCCTGAGCTCGGCATCGATGCCATCAAAGCCAAAATCGATACCGGAGCGACAACATCTTCTGTTCATGCGATCCATATCGAACGATTCCGCCGCGATGGGCAAGACTTTGCCCGATTTGAAATTCACCCGTTCCAACGAAATTCAAAAAAGACCATTCGGGCAGAAGCTCCTCTGATTGAGTATCGCTCGGTGCGCAGCTCCAGCGGCCATGAATCCTCTCGTCCAGTTATTCTGACTCATATTGCACTGTTTGATGAAGTCTGGCCCATCGAGTTAACTCTCGCAAATCGTGACGAAATGGGCTTCCGAATGCTCATTGGTCGACGTGCCATGAGAAAACGATTCTTGGTTGACCCCGGAGCTTCTTATCGCGACAGTTCCCGCATTCCGAAGAAAGAGCAACAGTCAACAGAGCAATAG
- a CDS encoding amidophosphoribosyltransferase: protein MADLYHECGIVAVYHYGQENESPLVKDYGRNCVSQMIPRMLLDIQNRGQLAAGITTYKPNNHDLLLTHKNVGLVSEVFKMSRKEKYHKLMAQHCGPAAIGHTRYATCGKDDPSYAQPFERTHLEKRKWFAFGFNGQLANYGQLRDQIVSQGDFHLARETDTEILMHLISQEISLKSNISMKDLLWKISAHLDGAYNIAFMNACGDMFVSRDPQGFRPLCYADRDGFFAAASESVALSNLGFDSADIKDLAAGEAVIIEDGKLRVEEYRPAPRNSHCFFEWIYFANVCSRLDGRSVYLTRKMLGEELAKQETESKENAIVVPVPDTAKAAAEGMAFEMGIPCLEGLMRHRALGRTFIEGEDREEKAKMKYIPLPEVLEGKKVFLVDDTIVRSTTMKVLVEQILSRGKAAEVHIRVACPPIMAPCFYGIDMPDVSDLFAPRFTNGQLDLTLEIEDRMAKHFNANSLRYLPVSSVAKAINIDESNLCQACLTGEYPTQAGKQLYNLSLNASESCSNGSSPKENDSKRLVEGLAEPVLPPSE from the coding sequence ATGGCTGACCTTTATCACGAATGCGGCATTGTTGCTGTCTACCACTATGGCCAGGAGAATGAATCTCCGCTAGTGAAAGATTACGGACGCAACTGTGTCTCGCAGATGATCCCTCGCATGCTCCTCGATATTCAAAATCGAGGGCAACTCGCCGCCGGGATCACCACTTACAAGCCGAACAATCACGATCTGCTGCTGACACACAAGAATGTGGGTCTCGTTTCCGAAGTCTTCAAGATGAGTCGGAAAGAGAAGTACCACAAGCTCATGGCTCAGCATTGCGGACCGGCTGCGATTGGTCACACGCGCTATGCAACTTGCGGCAAAGACGATCCCAGTTACGCTCAACCCTTTGAACGGACACACCTCGAAAAGCGGAAATGGTTCGCCTTCGGGTTTAATGGCCAACTGGCGAATTACGGTCAACTCCGCGATCAAATTGTTTCTCAAGGCGATTTCCACCTCGCTCGAGAAACAGACACCGAAATTTTGATGCACCTGATCAGCCAGGAAATTTCCCTGAAGTCCAACATCTCTATGAAAGACTTGCTCTGGAAAATTTCCGCTCATCTCGATGGGGCATACAACATTGCCTTTATGAATGCGTGTGGCGACATGTTCGTTTCGCGTGATCCACAAGGGTTCCGACCACTCTGCTATGCTGACCGTGATGGTTTCTTCGCTGCCGCGAGCGAATCGGTCGCCCTCTCCAACCTTGGATTTGACAGCGCTGATATCAAAGACCTCGCCGCCGGGGAAGCGGTCATCATCGAAGATGGCAAACTGCGAGTCGAAGAGTACCGACCGGCACCCCGGAATTCTCATTGCTTCTTTGAATGGATTTATTTCGCGAACGTCTGTAGCCGTCTTGACGGGCGCAGCGTGTACCTCACCCGGAAAATGCTCGGTGAGGAACTTGCCAAGCAGGAAACAGAATCCAAAGAAAACGCCATCGTGGTCCCGGTTCCGGATACAGCCAAAGCCGCCGCCGAGGGAATGGCTTTTGAGATGGGCATCCCATGTCTGGAAGGATTGATGCGTCATCGCGCATTAGGACGAACTTTCATCGAAGGAGAGGATCGCGAAGAGAAAGCGAAAATGAAGTACATTCCATTGCCGGAAGTACTCGAAGGTAAAAAGGTCTTTCTTGTTGATGACACCATCGTTCGCTCGACCACAATGAAAGTTCTCGTAGAGCAGATTTTGTCTCGCGGAAAAGCCGCCGAGGTTCATATTCGCGTCGCATGCCCACCGATCATGGCGCCCTGCTTCTACGGGATCGACATGCCGGATGTCAGTGACTTGTTCGCCCCACGGTTCACAAATGGCCAACTTGATCTGACACTAGAAATCGAAGACCGCATGGCGAAGCACTTCAATGCTAACTCGCTTCGCTACTTGCCCGTGTCATCGGTTGCAAAAGCCATTAACATTGATGAGTCAAATTTGTGTCAGGCATGCTTGACGGGTGAATACCCAACCCAAGCGGGGAAGCAACTCTACAATCTCTCGCTCAATGCAAGTGAATCCTGCTCAAACGGATCGTCTCCAAAAGAGAATGACTCCAAGCGACTTGTCGAAGGGCTGGCAGAACCGGTGTTGCCCCCTTCAGAATAA